From the genome of Setaria viridis chromosome 1, Setaria_viridis_v4.0, whole genome shotgun sequence:
cgtttgctaatgacggattaattaggcttaatagatttatctcacgaaatagcacagggttctgcaattagttttataattagctcatgtttaatccttctaattagtatccgaacatccgatgtaacaatGCACCCCTGTGTCCCGTCCCTCCTCGTTTcaaatccctcctctctctctctccctattgttctatctctatctcatccagcagtggcggcggcgacgccgcacCGGGCCAAATTCGGCGGTGTGGAGGCCAGATCCGGGCAAGCTGGCAACAAATCTCGATGAAGAAGACGTCAGGTACGCAGAGGCGTGCCTCGCCGGCTTTGGGCCTCGAGGGCGCTAGATCCGGTCGGCGGCAAAACCACGAGATTCATCGTTACCGTACATCACCGAGCAAGCCCATTCGGCCGCTGCTCCCTTCCTCGACGACATGATGGGAGCTGGTGCAGCAGAGCATCTACAGCGGCGGATCGGGCTAGGCGTTGCTAGCTCTCAGGAAGGAGGCGCCAGATCTGCGCTAGTTGGGGGCTCCGGCAGGCAGACGACGGCAATCGGTGACGCTAGGCGAGGGGTTGATCAAGTCTTCACTGCGGAACCGGCAGGAGCCTCGACAGGTCAGCAGCGGTGCCATGTCGCTGTCGCTCAACTTCCTGAGCCATGAAGGAGGTGGCGTCCATCAGGCCGCAGATCGTCTCGcccggcggcgctccctccaGCCGGCCGACCGGGTGGCGGTCTCCTCCACGCGACTATTTTTGCCAATGCCGTTCGACCTGAGTTGCCTCCCGTGGCTTAGCGACCTGAGCACGCCGCACGCCGGCCACCAGCGGGAGCGCGGCCTTCTAGGGAAGGCAATAGGGACGGCAACGGGGCGGGTCGGGGTCGGGTGGAGCTTCCGCGGACCCACCCCGAAACCAAGAATAAAACTTGTCCCGAACCCGAACTTCCTTTCGGGTGACAATGTGCACCCAAGCAAGAACACGGTTTACAGGTGAGGTACGGGCGACCCACAGTGTGCACAGGCGAGGTACGGGCAGCCCACGGCGTGCACAGGCGAGGGGCGCGGGTGGGCGGCGCTCACGGAGTCACGAGCGAGGACGAGGGTTAGACGGTGGACTGGGTGGAAGAGGTTAAAGTTGGGAGAGTTATATATCTAGGGTTTCCAATTACGTATTGGGCTGGACTACATCTAATTTTTGGGCTGGAATGTAATTCGGGACCCCGTGGGTCACCCGGGAGGATTAGAAACCTGCTCCCACCCCACCCAGTTTCGGGTCCCTAAACCCGCAAACTCGCGGAGGAAAACAGATTCACCCCCACTCCATTGGGTCTGAAACCGCAGGTTTCAGTTTCAAACCCGCTCGACTGGCATCCCTATGGCCTCCGTGTCCTAGTTGCTCAGCCGCACCAGGCATCGTTCCATCCACTCGAAGGTACCAGCATACGAGCACAAGCATGCATGGCCACTGCCGTTCCATCCTTGCTACGCTCGCTAGGCGCAGCGCCTCCTCCTACTGCTCtgttccttctcctttcttctttgtCATTTCTATCTTGAAGAAATTAGCAATGGACGTCTCCACTGCTGATTTGGGTTCCTGGCAGTTCATTCATCTCctttatttgtttttctttacgGATCTTGTCCCATGGACCGCCAATCTGGTAAAGGACGCAGCCGATGGCCTCCTCCACATGGTTCTGTATCTCCCATCGCCGTAGCAGCTCCTCAATTTTTTGCATAGACTTTTGCTTATATTCTGGTGCATATATCATTTGTTTATGCATTATGGTTCAACGACAATAATGTCTAGTTGGCTTGGCCGCTCTCTGCTCTGTGGTTGTACATATTTATGTTGGTTGAATAATGCGGTTTAGTTGTGATTTAAATTTCGATTCATATTTTTCTACCGTGTTTGTCACATGGATTTCTAGTAACTTTATTTGCGATTCAACAATTTCATGCCAAATGTTAAGTTACATCTATCGTAATATGTATGAAAAATGGATAGTGATTATTATTAAAATCTTCTCAATAATTTAATTTTCATTCATTTGTTCAAATTGGGCAAATTATTTCTTAACACAACAACCTCAGTACATGCtagtttaatttttttaacataATTGAGTAATTATTTGCTAAGCTTGTCTCGTGTGCATCTTGATGTAGCAACAACTGGTTGATGTCATGGTACATGTTAAGCTCCAGCTCAGGCTTTTGATCTGTGATGTCACTTTCATGCTACAGCCATCAAGTACTTGAGTAATCTTGCATAATATTTGTTTTATTGGATAAATCATGTGTGTGTGATATTTAGCATGTTCCTGGTACAGTTAATTCAATCAATTTTTTCTCTACCAGGCCATCTTGTTACAAGTGTTCGGTTCTAATAGCTTGCCCACCTtttattttgttgttgtttcatCATGTACTGACATAGAAACATGGCTAGTTGCTGTTTAATTTACTACTCAATAAATCTTATTTTGTATGCTTAtgcttactttttttttgtctgtttTCGAATCCAAGCTAGTTCGTTTGATGCTTTCGAGCATTTCCATCTGCTCCTATCTCCTCTCTTTGAGAATGATAAAACCTGTGTCTAGGCAGCACTTACTTTTTAGCGCTTTATATGCTTGTACACGAGATCTACATTAGTTGTAACCAAGTAGATGCAGCATATATCAATTTTAGATGTACATTAGTTGTAACCAAGTAGATGAAGCACATATCAATTTTAGATGCAGATTGACAGATTAAGAACCATAATTGTCCAGTAGGCAAATTATTGTGCACTTTGTTATACACCTAGATCTTAGATCTCTCGAGGTACCATGAATATTTCTTGATTGCTTGTGCATTCCCACCCTAGAAACTAAGCTTTTTGGTGCAATTGGTATACATCTTTAATTTATGACGCTTTTGCGTAATTTTTTAAGGTATGTAAAATCTGGGTTAGTGTTACATATTATTTTGGATAAAATTTCGGTATGAACTTTTTAAATTTGAGTAGTACAGATTCAAAAGTATAAAGCATAATAGTGGTACTTATAGTTTATACTGAAACATGTGTTGACATGTGTTGCATGGTATCACAAAACATAGCTAGTCGACTTGCATATTGGTGTGTAGTGTGTACATTGTGTTTGACTATTTTTCAGGAAATTCTCCATCAAATCTTTGCCTAGTTTGTGCTTGTTGTGCATTTATGCTTTGGGCGTTGACCTGATTAGCAGATTGTGTTGTTGTAGGACCGATCTGCAGATTAATTTGCATTCAGTCGCCTGTACATATGAGTAAAAAGGATCGTTGAATTTTGATCAATTATTAGTATTTTGATTTATAACTTTGACGATCATTCATGCACCCCTTTTATTTTGGTCAATTTTTGGATGGTCCCTGTATGATGGTCGGTACATGTGTGATACATGCACTATACGTATCTACTATTGATGAGTTAAGAAAAATTTTGAGCAATGTGTGGGGTGTCATGATACATGCAATATACATGGCTAGTACATGTGTGATACATGCATTATATATAGGTGTCTGCCACTGAAGAGTTGATAAAATTTTTGAGCAATGTGTGGGGTGTCATGATACATGCGATATATGTGGCTAGTACATGTGTGATACATGCATTATATATAGGTATCTACCACTGAAGAGTTGATGAAAATTTTGAGCAATGTGTGGGGTGTCATGATACATGTAATATATGTGGCTAGTACATATGTGATACATGCATTATATATAGGTGTCTGCGACCGATGAGTTGATAAAAATTTTGAGCAATGTGTGGGGTGTCCGCAGCATGTTTTAATTTTCTACTTTATAGATATGTTCAATTTGGTTCTTGGAAAAGAACGGTATTTTGGTTTCTAGGATGGATCACAACATAACTAATTGTTTGATTTTAGCAGCAAGGTATGTCCCTTTGGCAATAGTGAGGTACTAGCAAGGTACCTTTAGCAATAACGGAGGTACTATGGTAGCAGTAGTTCTCTCATTTGTTGCACGTGCTGTTCAatatccatattttttttaccgCGCAATCAAACTTTGAGTGAGAGGTGTGCATGTGCTGCCAgtatctacaattttttttattctatgCATTTAAAATTTGAACGAGTGGTAAAAGTTGGCTGCATGAGCACATGGTAGGATAAAAAAGTAGTTCTCATCGTGAAATGTGTAAGGAAGCAACCTGACAACTTTATGTCTGTTCCAACAAGGACGAGTAGTGCGGGCGTATCTGACATCAAGCAAAAAAAACTTCATTTACACTGTGAATACATCGACAAAAGACAAAATGGCACGTCTCTTACTGTAGAACGAACGAACCAACTCGCTCGAGTAAAACGTCCCTTTCGCATGCATGCCGAAGCACATAAACAGCCCAACCACCCGTTCCCAGTCCTCCGTTTCACTGATGATGAGTTGATGACTGTGACCCGGTCCCGCCCAACTATTCTCCCTTCTTCTGTTCTTTTGAAAAACAAGCTGTCTAACAATTCTGAAACACGTGCAGGAAGCAGCTGTAGCCTGCAGTAGCTAGTGAGTGACGGTGACGGCCAGCGAGCGGTTCACCCACTTGCTCCCGCAATCCTGCGCCTGCTCCCCGTCACCTCTGGCTCTGGAGATAACGCTCCCCTGCTCGCAGTCAGAGCCAGTGCGTCGGTCCCTCTCACCGAGCGACACCGCGAGCGCCAAGCTGGTTATTAAGGATTTTGGTAGCATCTGAGTCAAATGTAGTGGTATTCTTTTTAGAAGAAATATAGTGGTATTTTCACGGTCGTTGCAGTTAACCTTGACCATGTTTTGCGTAGAAGGAAGAAGATAGCACCAGTGACATAGGAGTAGTCACACAAGCTGACAAGCAATTCTTATCAGAGGTATTTCAGCATTCTGCAATCGGTCTTTCAACTTTGTATACTTTGATCACTGTTTtacgaaaaaaaaaactttgaacCTCTGTACGCTTTCCTTAAAGGAAGAAAATCCTTTTGAGGATAAAAGAGAAACATTTTCACCCTCAGCGGCTAATAAAACTGGTCatagaaaatcagtagcaatttcTTCAAAATCATAGTAATTATACATTATCAGGTCATAAGACTTCACCAGAGTGATGTGTAATTAAACCAGCTGTTCCTAAAACTACACATCAAAGACCGTGTCAATATCGTAAGCGACAAAACGGACCGGATCACACCGTATCTCGACGGATCACTTAACTAAACCGTGGGAGATTTAGTAGTACAAATCATTGATCCACTAGGCGATTAGACAAACCCCCCCTCTAATTAAACAGGTAAGACGCCACGCAAGTGGGGTGATTATGTTAGGCTGTTAGCACAAAGGAGCCTGTGTTAGTGGGcggttttataattagcaaaGCTCCGTGCGAAACCATGCACCTGGACTGGTACGCTTGGATGGATTTGGGTGGAGACGGAGAGGAGGATAGGCGAGAATCACGAGGGGGATCGTGGAGTGGATTTTGAGGGGTGGGTCATGGGTGCAACGCACCTGGCCGCGCTGGGGACGGGTGGGTGGTGGGGTAGGCCGGTGAGAGGTAAAGGGTGGGCCCGGcgccggggaggggaggggaggggagggggctagGTTCGCTGCACGCGCGGGAGGGTCGTAGTGACGAAACGTGCGTGACGCGCTGGGAAGTTGACAGGGCCGGCCTTTTTATGGGTGAAAATCCGTTGCcggaacggaacggaacggaaGGGAATTTTGTTTTGCCAGTCCTCCTGTTGTCGTTTTCGGGAGGTTCCCAAATAGGGAAGCTCATCGCAGGTGACTGCTATTTTCTTATGCATCCCTTTTCTATGAGGTGGATCTCGGTTTGTTGATAGGAATTCAGGGTGAAAAGGTTTGTCGTGGAAGAGATGAAAAGAGTACTTATTTTTCACCTCTCTTTTTTCAGGCAAGGTGCACGATGTTTTATCCTCTAAGTATTTAGCTTAACGGAACTGAAGCAACGTAACAAGGACAACCTCTACCGGCCACTAATTCTCCGGAGCTATGTTTAGTTTTAGTTTTTCTTCACATCCAACACTTAAAAGCGTCTGACCTCTGAATGTTCGTTATGCTCTGTTATTAACCTTTCTTTCGCAATTTTGTCTTAAAAGCTAATTATTAAATATCATATATAATTTAAAACAAATAGAGTATATGCAAATTTATCTGGTTGCTTCTATTCATTGGCAATAATGTACTTTAACAAATATATGCTAGTAAGCAACGCAATGAATATAATTTCAAATATATGATAGTCATACTCtcatatatttttctctcatGTTAAGTTATGATTACAATAtttttgcaagaaaaaaaaagcaaatacGGAGATACCTCTTGAGTTGCGAGACCTATCCAACCTTACCAAAGGAGAGAAAACCTTCACTAAAATCCATTACTCATAGTCATAGCATCATCATGCACGCAAGCACGTTGGATCTGTCATCCATAGGGTGAACACCAAACCTTAGACCtcgtttggttctttaggagctcctaaaattcctgtcacatcgaaatgtttagatactaattagaaagtattaaacatagactaattacaaaaccaattgcacagatggaggctaatttgcgagacgaatctattaagcataattagtccatgatttgacaatgtggtgttacagtaaacatgtgctaatgatggactaattatgtttaatagatccgtctcgggaattagtctccatcttgtaattataattagctcatatttaatcctctaattagcctccgaatattcgaggtgacatgaattttattccgaactaaagatccaaacaccccgttaCCACTCCCAAGATCAACATGCATTGCATGTAGTCGTGCCTTCCATAGTTCCATGCCGCATCCTCTGCATCAAGCCAGCCCAAACAAACcgcccaccccccccccccccccccccccccccccccccccctacgCGGCTACGCCGTACCTGTCCAGCGCGGAGGTTCAATGAACCCATCCACGATGCGCTTGCAACTTGGCGCCACGGGGGGCACGCGACGCGACGCCGAGGCCCCCGCCCCGCCCCTTGGGCGCGCCAAGGGCggtctcctccctccctcctcctcccttcgccCCGATccatccgcgccgcccgcggccccgcccgccACACGCAAGCAGACCTCACTTTCTCTCTCATCCGGTCGTCACCGcaccccccttctctctctctctctagctgaCTGGAATAGTCCATATTCCCCTCTCCCATATCTTCGCCCGCCTCTTCTTTTCCTCCCCAGGTCGCGGTCTCCTCCCCCCCTACCCTCCCCCCAGAGGttcccccttccccttccttcccTTCGTTCCCCTTTTTTCcctgtcgccggcggcgatagGGTTCCGTTTTCCTTGCTCCGGCGGGCTGTAAATGCTTCCGGCCCTCACCGGCGCCTCAGATCCGGCGGTGGCTGCGTTCTTGTTCGTGCTTCTGGTCTTGATTCGAGTACTGGGAGGGGAAGGGGTCCCTTTGGTCGTGGGAGATTCGGAGACATGCCTGCGTTCTGCGCTTACGAAGGTGAGGCAGAAAGATCTCTTCTTTGTTTGCCCCCTGAGCTTCGTCGATTTGATTTGGGGATTTTGTTGGGGGTGGGAGTGATTGCGTGTGCTCTTCCGCTCTGGTACCAGGCTAATTGGTTGTGTTTCTTGGATCAGATGGCGGGTGCCTCGTCTCGGCGCCGGCAGAGCTGTCCGGGCTCTTCTGCCGCGGCGCCGTGCAGCAGCGGAAGCGCACGCTGGTGGCGGCATCCGCggtcgccgtggcggcggccacGGAGTGCTTGAGGGCCGCCAAGAagcagaggcagcagcagctgccgctGCCGTCGCTCGACGCGCTCCCCGATGGGTGCCTCTTCGAGATCCTGCGCCGCgtgcccggcggccgcggccgcggcgcctccGCCTGCGTCTCCCGCCGCTGGCTCGCGCTCCTCGGCAGCATCCGGGCATCCGAGCTCGcccaggccgcggcggcggcggcggacaccCCGGCGCTGCCCGACCTCAACGAGGAGTTCGTCATGGAGGAGGACAAGGACGACGAGACCCCCGCGGATTCGTGCGTCGAGAGGGTGCTCGAGGGCAAGGAGGCCACTGACGTCCGCCTGGCCGCCATGGCCGTCGTCGCTGGATCCCGTGGGGGGCTGGAGAAGCTCGCCGTCCGCGGCAGCCACCCGACCCGTGGCGTCACGGACCAGGGGCTCTCGGCGGTTGCTCGCGGCAGCCCCAACCTCAGCTCGCTCGCCCTCTGGGATGTGCCTCTCATCACCGATGCTGGGCTTGCCGAGGTCGCTGCCGGGTGCCCCTCGCTGGAGCGTCTGGACATCTCTCGCTGCCCTCTTATCACGGACAAGGGCCTCGCTGCCATCGCGCAGGGGTGCCCCAACTTGGTGTCTCTGACCATTGAAGCATGCTCCGGTGTTGCCAACGAGGGCCTCAGGGCGATTGGCCGCTGCTGCACAAAGTTGCAGGCTGTGAACATCAAGAACTGTGCGCATGTTGGAGACCAAGGCATCTCCAGCCTGGTGTGCTCTGCTACTGCCTCGCTTGCCAAGATCCGGCTCCAGGGTTTGAACATCACTGATGCTTCGCTTGCTGTGATTGGGTACTATGGGAAGGCTGTCACTGACCTTACACTTACTCGTCTCGCTACTGTTGGTGAGAGGGGTTT
Proteins encoded in this window:
- the LOC117859066 gene encoding EIN3-binding F-box protein 1; this encodes MPAFCAYEDGGCLVSAPAELSGLFCRGAVQQRKRTLVAASAVAVAAATECLRAAKKQRQQQLPLPSLDALPDGCLFEILRRVPGGRGRGASACVSRRWLALLGSIRASELAQAAAAAADTPALPDLNEEFVMEEDKDDETPADSCVERVLEGKEATDVRLAAMAVVAGSRGGLEKLAVRGSHPTRGVTDQGLSAVARGSPNLSSLALWDVPLITDAGLAEVAAGCPSLERLDISRCPLITDKGLAAIAQGCPNLVSLTIEACSGVANEGLRAIGRCCTKLQAVNIKNCAHVGDQGISSLVCSATASLAKIRLQGLNITDASLAVIGYYGKAVTDLTLTRLATVGERGFWVMANAAGLQNLRCMSITSCPGVTDLALSSIAKFCPSLKQLYLRKCGYVSDAGLTAFTESAKVFENLQLEECNRVTLVGILSFLRNCSQKFRALSLVKCMGIKDICSAPAQLPLCKSLRFLTIKDCPGFTDASLAVVGMICPQLEQVDLSGLGEVTDNGLLPLIQSSEAGLIKVDLSGCKNITDVAVSSLVKAHGKSLKKVSLEGCSKITDASLFTIAESCMELAELDLSNCMVSDYGVAILSSARHLKLRVLSLSGCSKVTQKSVPFLGNLGQSLEGLNLQFCNMIGNHNIVSLEKKLWWCDILA